A single Triplophysa rosa unplaced genomic scaffold, Trosa_1v2 scaffold147_ERROPOS1033765+, whole genome shotgun sequence DNA region contains:
- the si:ch211-212k18.5 gene encoding sal-like protein 4, whose translation MSRRKQKRPQQLVNADPGGTLLMPQDEHFPVKSPSSLASEATSSSSSSSPTSLQDCHPPIAPRPSPGGLHAPSLPNESSSPPHWPNHIASYTTSLPNAYSSLSPDFPHPSLSSQTHSPPPVQQKPIHMQPHQPHSTVSSPPMGISATTTTSSSSSLSSSSSLGAPPHQASPSPIHQIPSSPHEQFQVPPTLAVLLEELRVLQQRQIHQMQITEEICRQVLQLGGMVNDQDGPQRPVESQQRGADLSPPNTAFGAALISHAPVSKPNLPYTNGIKAYSSSSSSTTPSSSSSLVTSSAPVHPLSLTLGLPPRYLNEKSPSNSINHSNGVNFSTTPLPTPSLSQDHLSLSSTVSTSNISSNSSSGRQQHVCRFCGKVLSSDSSLQIHLRSHTGERPYQCPVCLSRFTTRGNLKAHFLRHREQNPELSLSLLPPALSEQCQSGSGSGPSQRRRKRRAEDEEHFGVKGSVGVPDSLALGFLSGSSHSSPSSLPLPPSVDLALLSTAHSLLQLNRASAAAAASVSTSALPSSTSISSSNSSVMTSQFKGSKQQRFDENTPPHSTLLPGSPYSQLAHLPKILFSSGPSAHHPSLALLHPPHLSSSHLPLTFPFSSYAKPQNSSPPSSSQSATSDTSKLQRLAQKLEKQPLPKRSNEGQTNYNAQPHDISTTSNGITISTYRREMMAALGLNPSPNNEPTSQELSGSASPSLAPNQCGVCLRVLSCPRALRLHQATHLGERPFPCKLCGRSFSTKGSLRAHLATHRARPANARGQNSCPLCQRKFTNAVVLQHHIRMHLGGQLPPEGNGDMQSEEVPGQIDGVSLPKNIQSLPLNMSTSSSASMLESGASLRDATSTDGDQLNESDQDPYDNTPETSPPLTLAKQDHGTPSTENSSTDNAIVSEESHYGTANHSKSEVVNGSAEDDEDVPLSLCTRTNSQDTLFGKKLLNGTSHHTVIAVPKPSLSTEALDLSPALTPPSSPKVSTETKSDQSDQTASHVKGTDSGLEPNDSDSQPATGNASKISHRAQKENVKVTNGHTSDMEVSAAENQGKAPHEREKTEVTSSKTPVAPSQPQRSEKPYSCMECGKEYASRSGLKGHMKLHSGSMNQLGSTVSAQSSEGKVVEEPVTCPSNGKLQEEVKNSSEENPDKLSFNEHPASTTDSDNRP comes from the exons ATGTCACGCCGGAAACAGAAACGGCCTCAGCAGCTCGTTAATGCGGACCCCGGGGGCACGCTCTTGATGCCACAAG ATGAGCACTTTCCAGTGAAATCTCCATCCTCTCTTGCCTCAGAAGCTACCtcatcatcttcctcttcatCCCCCACATCCCTTCAGGACTGTCATCCTCCTATAGCCCCAAGGCCATCCCCTGGTGGACTTCATGCCCCCTCACTCCCCAATGAGAGCTCATCTCCTCCCCATTGGCCTAATCACATTGCCTCATACACTACATCTCTGCCTAATGCATACTCATCTCTTTCTCCAGACTTTCCACACCCTTCTCTGTCCTCCCAGACCCACTCCCCTCCTCCTGTGCAGCAGAAACCCATTCATATGCAACCTCACCAGCCCCACTCCACTGTGAGTTCACCACCAATGGGTATTTCAGCAACAACCACTACCTCCTCTTCATCATCTTTATCCTCCTCATCATCATTGGGTGCTCCACCACATCAAGCAAGCCCTAGTCCAATTCACCAAATTCCTTCATCGCCCCACGAACAGTTTCAGGTGCCTCCTACCTTGGCTGTACTGTTAGAGGAACTTAGAGTTCTGCAGCAAAGACAGATTCACCAAATGCAGATTACAGAAGAGATTTGCAGGCAGGTGCTGCAACTTGGTGGTATGGTCAACGACCAAGATGGACCTCAACGACCTGTGGAGAGTCAACAGAGAGGTGCTGACCTCTCCCCACCTAACACTGCCTTCGGTGCTGCTTTGATTTCCCACGCTCCTGTGTCCAAGCCCAACCTGCCCTACACGAATGGAATTAAAGCCTATTCCTCCTCTTCATCCTCTACAACCCCTTCATCCTCTTCATCCTTAGTGACCTCTTCAGCCCCTGTTCACCCCCTTTCTCTAACATTGGGACTTCCACCTCGTTACCTCAATGAAAAGTCTCCCAGCAACTCCATCAATCACAGCAATGGTGTAAATTTCTCGACTACTCCCTTGCCCACACCCAGCCTTTCCCAGGACCACCTATCACTTAGTTCTACTGTTAGTACCTCAAACATCTCTTCAAATTCCTCTTCAGGCCGCCAGCAGCACGTTTGTAGGTTCTGTGGAAAAGTTCTAAGCAGTGACTCCTCCTTACAGATTCACCTCAGATCccacactggagagcgtcccTATCAATGTCCAGTCTGTCTAAGCCGCTTCACCACCCGTGGCAACCTCAAGGCCCACTTTCTTCGTCAccgtgaacaaaatcctgagCTGTCACTCTCCCTTTTGCCACCTGCTCTTTCTGAACAGTGCCAATCGGGATCTGGCTCAGGACCATCACAGAGACGAAGAAAACGTCGGGCAGAGGATGAGGAGCATTTTGGAGTTAAAGGCAGTGTAGGTGTGCCAGACAGTTTAGCTCTGGGTTTCCTGTCTGGGTCATCTCATTCATCTCCCTCATCCCTTCCACTTCCCCCCAGTGTTGATCTAGCTCTGCTTTCCACCGCCCACTCTTTGCTACAACTTAACCGTGCCTCAGCCGCAGCTGCAGCGTCTGTTTCGACTAGTGCACTGCCCTCATCCACATCCATTTCCTCCTCTAACTCTTCTGTCATGACCAGTCAGTTTAAAGGTTCAAAGCAGCAGAGATTTGATGAGAATACACCACCACACTCAACCCTACTCCCTGGTTCTCCGTATTCTCAGCTTGCACACCTTCCTAAGATTCTATTCTCCTCGGGCCCCTCCGCCCACCATCCCAGCCTTGCTCTTCTCCACCCTCCACACCTCTCCTCCTCTCACCTCCCACTTACTTTCCCCTTTTCCTCCTATGCCAAACCTCAAAATTCCTCTCCTCCATCCTCCTCTCAGTCGGCCACTTCAGACACCTCCAAGCTGCAAAGACTGGCACAGAAGTTAGAGAAGCAGCCCCTTCCTAAAAGAAGCAATGAAGGTCAGACAAATTACAATGCTCAGCCTCATGACATATCCACAACCTCAAATGGTATTACTATCTCAACTTACAGAAGAGAGATGATGGCAGCCTTAGGGCTAAACCCCAGCCCAAACAATGAGCCGACTAGCCAAGAGCTCTCAGGATCGGCTTCCCCCTCATTGGCCCCTAATCAGTGTGGGGTGTGTTTGCGTGTCCTCAGCTGCCCAAGAGCCTTACGTCTTCACCAGGCCACCCACTTGGGTGAACGTCCATTCCCGTGCAAACTCTGTGGGCGCTCTTTCTCCACAAAGGGAAGCCTAAGAGCTCATTTAGCCACTCACAGAGCACGTCCCGCCAATGCACGCGGCCAGAACTCCTGCCCACTCTGTCAGCGCAAGTTCACTAATGCCGTGGTACTACAGCATCACATTCGTATGCATCTGGGGGGTCAGTTGCCTCCGGAAGGGAATGGGGACATGCAGTCAGAGGAAGTCCCGGGTCAAATTGATGGGGTCTCTCTGCCGAAAAACATTCAGTCTCTTCCTCTCAATATGAGCACATCTTCCTCTGCCAGCATGCTAGAGTCTGGTGCTAGCCTCAGAGATGCCACATCGACTGATGGAGACCAGCTCAATGAGTCAGATCAAGACCCATATGACAACACACCTGAGACCAGTCCACCTCTGACTTTGGCGAAGCAGGATCATGGCACACCCTCCACAGAAAATAGCTCAACTGACAATGCCATTGTCTCAGAAGAGAGCCATTATGGCACCGCCAATCACAGCAAGTCTGAAGTTGTAAATGGTTCTGCAGAAGACGATGAAGACGTACCTCTTTCCCTCTGCACCAGAACCAACTCCCAAGATACcttgtttggaaaaaaattgCTCAATGGGACTTCACATCACACAGTGATCGCTGTGCCAAAACCTAGTTTAAGCACTGAAGCTCTGGATCTGTCCCCTGCCCTCACACCACCCTCCAGCCCAAAAGTGTCCACTGAGACAAAATCAGACCAAAGCGATCAGACAGCCTCTCATGTGAAGGGAACAGACAGTGGTCTTGAGCCCAATGACAGTGACTCTCAGCCAGCCACAGGAAATGCATCTAAAATTTCCCACAGAGCCCAAAAGGAGAATGTGAAAGTTACGAATGGACACACCTCTGATATGGAGGTGTCAGCCGCAGAGAATCAAGGGAAAGCACCAcatgaaagagagaaaacagaaGTGACATCATCAAAAACTCCTGTGGCCCCTTCACAACCCCAGCGCTCTGAAAAACCTTACAGCTGCATGGAGTGTGGAAAAGAGTATGCTAGCCGCAGTGGATTAAAG GGGCACATGAAACTCCACAGTGGAAGTATGAATCAATTGGGCAGCACCGTTTCTGCACAGTCCTCTGAGGGAAAAGTTGTGGAGGAGCCAGTCACATGTCCATCTAATGGAAAACTTCAAGAGGAGGTTAAAAACTCATCAGAGGAAAACCCAGACAAACTGTCCTTTAATGAGCATCCAGCATCTACAACAGACAGTGATAACAGACCTTAA
- the LOC130549656 gene encoding E3 ubiquitin-protein ligase CCNB1IP1 — MSASEYTLLCNFHKCRVKLSGFAWVTACSHVFCDQHGSDEFSRTPAICPACSSVLSGKLDVLRTELVPSEQYKSMVLVGLPPETILDISHKALTFWTYQVNQERLLMEFNLSRAGGQVVQMEKFLTQQNQSRELELNALKGEIASLKKMLEEYKQKYREVLDRLNERNRQYQKLQGLFESMQMHTLGTGEKDTMSHPFTTGLVKQCSLHNSPSFLGQEGNRFFSLGPENAKTFFQFNSPAWDRTHPFIKKN; from the exons ATGTCCGCGTCCGAATACACCTTGCTGTGTAATTTCCACAAGTGCCGGGTGAAACTGAGTGGGTTTGCGTGGGTCACTGCCTGCTCTCATGTATTCTGTGATCAACACGGTTCGGACGAGTTCAGCCGCACACCTGCCATCTGCCCTGCATGTTCATCAGTGCTCTCGGGTAAACTTGACGTGCTGCGAACCGAACTGGTCCCATCAGAGCAGTACAAGTCCATGGTTTTGGTCGGACTGCCGCCTGAAACCATTCTAGATATCAGTCATAAAGCACTGACGTTCTGGACCTACCAG gtaaACCAAGAGAGGTTGCTTATGGAATTCAATCTGTCCAGAGCTGGGGGACAAGTGGTTCAAATGGAGAAGTTTTTGACCCAGCAGAACCAAAGTAGAGAACTTGAGTTAAATGCATTAAAAGGGGAGATTGCATCACTAAAGAAG ATGCTGGAGGAATATAAGCAGAAGTACAGAGAGGTTTTGGACCGTCTGAATGAACGAAACAGACAATACCAGAAGTTACAGGGACTTTTCGAGTCAATGCAGATGCACACTCTGGGGACGGGTGAGAAAGACACCATGTCCCACCCTTTTACTACAG GGTTGGTGAAACAGTGCTCTCTCCATAACAGCCCCTCTTTCCTGGGACAAGAGGGTAACAGGTTTTTCTCACTGGGGCCAGAAAACGCTAAAACATTCTTCCAGTTCAACTCACCAGCCTGGGACAGAACCCACCCTTTCATTAAGAAAAACTGA
- the ttc5 gene encoding tetratricopeptide repeat protein 5 gives MQKMAEVGNDGDQKIADKDDLQVLKDLVDELYFFRDHYFETHSLENAGRKQNDVAQEMAKTLRKLEEKEDQYKHNAQFLQLRGRCLNVAPEFSQAAEESLSRAVKLEPGLVEGWNTLGEQYWKKGDLTAAKTCFTGSLQQSKNKVSLRSLSMVLRQLQPEEGAQEQSKRILESVELARQAVQLDVTDGTSWYILGNAYISMFFTSGQNPQLSQQALNAYAQAEKVDKASALNPDLHFNRATLFQYEEMFSSALDGYSRAAALDPGWEEPLEREKLLLNYLEQITTLQETKGKVKARRLRNMLASLSNSTLGPCSSPQFRSPSGHVGSIEARSLSALTHGHNALVAAIGKVVFSFASEGRMAFTFGMVDIEETCCVVMVYNTADNWGVLIGDTVVIPEPQVKRHSVTHKVKKVYDFRSIRVDSPLLLVVNGKRQVLKSQSAAFVTYKPQSE, from the exons ATGCAAAAGATGGCCGAGGTTGGTAATGATGGTGACCAAAAAATAGCAGACAAAGATGATTTACAAGTGTTAAAG GACCTGGTAGATGAACTTTACTTCTTTAGAGATCATTACTTTGAGACGCACAGCCTTGAAAATGCTGGTAGGAAACAGAATGATGTCGCTCAAGAAATGGCAAAAACACTTCGGAAGTTGGAGGAAAAGGAGG ACCAATATAAACACAATGCACAGTTCCTGCAGCTGCGGGGTCGTTGTCTGAATGTTGCCCCGGAGTTCAGTCAGGCCGCAGAAGAGTCTCTGTCGCGGGCTGTTAAACTGGAACCAGGTTTGGTTGAGGGTTGGAACACATTAGGAGAGCAGTACTGGAAAAAGGGAGACTTGACGGCAGCCAAGACCTGCTTTACAGGTTCACTGCAGCAG AGTAAGAATAAAGTGTCTCTGAGAAGCCTCTCTATGGTGCTGAGACAGTTGCAACCAGAAGAGGGCGCACAGGAGCAGAGCAAACGCATTTTAGAGAGCGTGGAGCTGGCTAGACAAGCGGTGCAACTTGACGTCACTGATGGGACATCTTGGT ATATTTTGGGGAATGCATATATTTCCATGTTCTTCACCAGTGGACAGAACCCACAGCTCTCTCAACAGGCCCTCAATGCGTATGCACAGGCA gaaaaagttgacaaagcaTCCGCACTGAATCCTGACCTCCACTTCAACAGAGCAACG TTATTTCAGTATGAGGAGATGTTCAGTTCAGCTTTGGATGGATATAGTCGGGCTGCAGCCCTTGATCCTGGCTGGGAAGAACCTCTGGAGAGAGaaaaactgcttttgaattaCCTAGAACAGATTACAACATTACAAGAAACCAAG GGAAAAGTAAAAGCACGGCGTCTGCGTAACATGCTCGCTTCTCTCAGCAACTCCACCCTGGGCCCATGCTCTTCCCCTCAGTTCCGTTCTCCTTCAGGCCATGTGGGAAGTATTGAAGCCCGCAGCCTCTCTGCTCTCACCCACGGCCACAACGCTCTTGTAGCTGCCATAGGAAAAGTGGTCTTCAGCTTCGCCTCAGAGGGTCGTATGGCCTT TACATTTGGCATGGTGGACATTGAAGAGACCTGTTGTGTGGTCATGGTGTACAACACAGCAGACAACTGGGGTGTTTTAATAGGAGATACTGTTGTCATTCCCGAACCACAGGTCAAACGGCACAGCGTAACGCATAAAGTTAAG AAAGTTTATGACTTCCGAAGTATACGTGTGGACTCTCCCTTGCTCCTCGTTGTAAATGGGAAAAGACAAGTTTTGAAGAGCCAAAGTGCAGCCTTTGTTACTTACAAACCACAGAGTGAATGA